The following coding sequences lie in one Desmodus rotundus isolate HL8 chromosome 1, HLdesRot8A.1, whole genome shotgun sequence genomic window:
- the ENHO gene encoding adropin, giving the protein MGAAISQGALIAIVCNGLVGFLLLLLWVILCWACHSRSADIDSLSESSPNSSPGPCPEKAPPPQKPSHEGSYLLQP; this is encoded by the coding sequence ATGGGGGCAGCCATCTCCCAGGGCGCCCTCATCGCCATCGTCTGCAACGGCCTAGTAGgattcttgctgctgctgctctgggtcATTCTCTGCTGGGCCTGCCACTCCCGCTCTGCCGACATTGACTCACTCTCCGAATCCAGTCCCaactccagccctggcccctgtcCTGAGAAGGCGCCCCCACCCCAGAAGCCCAGCCATGAAGGCAGCTACCTACTGCAGCCTTGA